In a single window of the Acipenser ruthenus chromosome 42, fAciRut3.2 maternal haplotype, whole genome shotgun sequence genome:
- the LOC117400878 gene encoding NGFI-A-binding protein 2 isoform X1, whose product MSLPRTLGELQLYRVLQRANLLAYYDTFIQQGGDDVQQLCEAGEEEFLEIMALVGMATKPLHVRRLQKALREWATNPSLFNQTLNNVPVNSIPLFKISDTTGGRKSLSNGHASNSPGEQERSGLTPQRSSSPKSPSSQTSELSRDKLQLSPFGRHTPEPDGNSQDEEQPSPPPTPPATSSPVPGGRLEPEAARAVTESVDRLMKTMPCAEPSEVKALLKLNKKLAKTVGHIFNMENSDPAKEEEIRKYSLIYGRFDSKRREGKQLSAHELTINEAAAQFCIRDNALLLRRVELFSLARQVARECAYTSTLRGSRLNPDDINGPALKKIKQEVTVSECVSSSRDHVGGQQGTPESSAPGFHHATDEDSLSGESLDGHTQGLGSRSSLSLSPCPPTDPTPTPTWSRHLMQQTLMDEGLRLARLVSHDRVGKLCLRATGSVQPTEYEEKVTDSSRPSRRSSSCSSREEQESGCK is encoded by the exons ATGTCCCTGCCACGAACCCTTGGTGAACTCCAACTATACCGCGTTCTACAGCGAGCCAACCTGCTGGCCTACTACGACACCTTCATCCAGCAGGGCGGCGACGACGTGCAGCAGCTGTGTGAGGCGGGCGAGGAGGAGTTCTTGGAGATCATGGCGCTTGTCGGCATGGCAACCAAGCCCCTGCACGTCCGTCGGCTGCAGAAGGCCCTGCGCGAGTGGGCGACCAACCCCAGCCTTTTCAACCAAACCCTGAACAACGTCCCAGTCAACAGCATCCCTCTCTTCAAGATCTCCGACACCACTGGGGGGCGCAAATCTCTGAGCAACGGACATGCGTCGAACTCCCCTGGAGAGCAGGAGAGGTCTGGCCTCACTCCCCAGCGTAGCTCGAGCCCAAAGAGCCCATCCTCCCAGACCTCCGAGCTCTCCCGGGACAAACTGCAGCTCTCTCCATTCGGCCGCCACACCCCGGAGCCTGATGGGAACAGCCAGGATGAAGAGCAGCCGAGCCCGCCGCCCACCCCCCCTGccacctcctctccagtcccGGGGGGGCGGCTGGAGCCCGAAGCTGCCCGTGCCGTGACTGAAAGCGTGGATCGGCTCATGAAGACCATGCCCTGCGCTGAGCCCAGCGAGGTCAAAGCCCTGCTGAAGCTCAACAAGAAGCTCGCGAAGACGGTGGGGCACATCTTCAACATGGAGAACAGCGACCCGGCTAAAGAGGAGGAAATCCGGAAGTACAGCCTGATCTACGGGCGCTTCGACTCCAAGAGGAGGGAGGGCAAGCAGCTCAGCGCCCACGAG CTGACGATCAATGAAGCAGCTGCGCAGTTCTGTATCCGTGACAACGCCCTTCTGCTGCGCAGAGTGGAGCTGTTCTCATTGGCCAGGCAGGTGGCTCGGGAGTGTGCCTATACCTCCACGCTGAGGGGTTCCAG ACTGAATCCTGATGATATCAACGGGCCAGCTCTTAAGAAGATAAAACAAGAG gtGACTGTGTCGGAGTGCGTCTCCTCCTCGCGTGATCACGTGGGTGGCCAGCAGGGCACGCCGGAGAGCTCCGCCCCGGGGTTCCACCACGCCACTGATGAGGACAGTCTGTCTGGGGAGAGTCTTGACGGTCACACACAGG gtttGGGGTCCCGCTCCAGTCTTTCCTTGTCCCCCTGCCCCCCCACTGACCCTACACCGACCCCCACCTGGAGCCGACACCTCATGCAGCAGACCTTGATGGACGAGGGCCTCCGATTGGCCCGGCTAGTGTCACATGATCGCGTTGGCAAGCTCTGTCTGCGCGCAACGGGGAGCGTCCAACCGACAG
- the LOC117400878 gene encoding NGFI-A-binding protein 2 isoform X3, which translates to MSLPRTLGELQLYRVLQRANLLAYYDTFIQQGGDDVQQLCEAGEEEFLEIMALVGMATKPLHVRRLQKALREWATNPSLFNQTLNNVPVNSIPLFKISDTTGGRKSLSNGHASNSPGEQERSGLTPQRSSSPKSPSSQTSELSRDKLQLSPFGRHTPEPDGNSQDEEQPSPPPTPPATSSPVPGGRLEPEAARAVTESVDRLMKTMPCAEPSEVKALLKLNKKLAKTVGHIFNMENSDPAKEEEIRKYSLIYGRFDSKRREGKQLSAHELTINEAAAQFCIRDNALLLRRVELFSLARQVARECAYTSTLRGSRLNPDDINGPALKKIKQEVTVSECVSSSRDHVGGQQGTPESSAPGFHHATDEDSLSGESLDGHTQEYEEKVTDSSRPSRRSSSCSSREEQESGCK; encoded by the exons ATGTCCCTGCCACGAACCCTTGGTGAACTCCAACTATACCGCGTTCTACAGCGAGCCAACCTGCTGGCCTACTACGACACCTTCATCCAGCAGGGCGGCGACGACGTGCAGCAGCTGTGTGAGGCGGGCGAGGAGGAGTTCTTGGAGATCATGGCGCTTGTCGGCATGGCAACCAAGCCCCTGCACGTCCGTCGGCTGCAGAAGGCCCTGCGCGAGTGGGCGACCAACCCCAGCCTTTTCAACCAAACCCTGAACAACGTCCCAGTCAACAGCATCCCTCTCTTCAAGATCTCCGACACCACTGGGGGGCGCAAATCTCTGAGCAACGGACATGCGTCGAACTCCCCTGGAGAGCAGGAGAGGTCTGGCCTCACTCCCCAGCGTAGCTCGAGCCCAAAGAGCCCATCCTCCCAGACCTCCGAGCTCTCCCGGGACAAACTGCAGCTCTCTCCATTCGGCCGCCACACCCCGGAGCCTGATGGGAACAGCCAGGATGAAGAGCAGCCGAGCCCGCCGCCCACCCCCCCTGccacctcctctccagtcccGGGGGGGCGGCTGGAGCCCGAAGCTGCCCGTGCCGTGACTGAAAGCGTGGATCGGCTCATGAAGACCATGCCCTGCGCTGAGCCCAGCGAGGTCAAAGCCCTGCTGAAGCTCAACAAGAAGCTCGCGAAGACGGTGGGGCACATCTTCAACATGGAGAACAGCGACCCGGCTAAAGAGGAGGAAATCCGGAAGTACAGCCTGATCTACGGGCGCTTCGACTCCAAGAGGAGGGAGGGCAAGCAGCTCAGCGCCCACGAG CTGACGATCAATGAAGCAGCTGCGCAGTTCTGTATCCGTGACAACGCCCTTCTGCTGCGCAGAGTGGAGCTGTTCTCATTGGCCAGGCAGGTGGCTCGGGAGTGTGCCTATACCTCCACGCTGAGGGGTTCCAG ACTGAATCCTGATGATATCAACGGGCCAGCTCTTAAGAAGATAAAACAAGAG gtGACTGTGTCGGAGTGCGTCTCCTCCTCGCGTGATCACGTGGGTGGCCAGCAGGGCACGCCGGAGAGCTCCGCCCCGGGGTTCCACCACGCCACTGATGAGGACAGTCTGTCTGGGGAGAGTCTTGACGGTCACACACAGG
- the LOC117400878 gene encoding NGFI-A-binding protein 2 isoform X2, which produces MSLPRTLGELQLYRVLQRANLLAYYDTFIQQGGDDVQQLCEAGEEEFLEIMALVGMATKPLHVRRLQKALREWATNPSLFNQTLNNVPVNSIPLFKISDTTGGRKSLSNGHASNSPGEQERSGLTPQRSSSPKSPSSQTSELSRDKLQLSPFGRHTPEPDGNSQDEEQPSPPPTPPATSSPVPGGRLEPEAARAVTESVDRLMKTMPCAEPSEVKALLKLNKKLAKTVGHIFNMENSDPAKEEEIRKYSLIYGRFDSKRREGKQLSAHELTINEAAAQFCIRDNALLLRRVELFSLARQVARECAYTSTLRGSRLNPDDINGPALKKIKQEVTVSECVSSSRDHVGGQQGTPESSAPGFHHATDEDSLSGESLDGHTQGLGSRSSLSLSPCPPTDPTPTPTWSRHLMQQTLMDEGLRLARLVSHDRVGKLCLRATGSVQPTGEAAAAAAERSRRAAANENVVPFK; this is translated from the exons ATGTCCCTGCCACGAACCCTTGGTGAACTCCAACTATACCGCGTTCTACAGCGAGCCAACCTGCTGGCCTACTACGACACCTTCATCCAGCAGGGCGGCGACGACGTGCAGCAGCTGTGTGAGGCGGGCGAGGAGGAGTTCTTGGAGATCATGGCGCTTGTCGGCATGGCAACCAAGCCCCTGCACGTCCGTCGGCTGCAGAAGGCCCTGCGCGAGTGGGCGACCAACCCCAGCCTTTTCAACCAAACCCTGAACAACGTCCCAGTCAACAGCATCCCTCTCTTCAAGATCTCCGACACCACTGGGGGGCGCAAATCTCTGAGCAACGGACATGCGTCGAACTCCCCTGGAGAGCAGGAGAGGTCTGGCCTCACTCCCCAGCGTAGCTCGAGCCCAAAGAGCCCATCCTCCCAGACCTCCGAGCTCTCCCGGGACAAACTGCAGCTCTCTCCATTCGGCCGCCACACCCCGGAGCCTGATGGGAACAGCCAGGATGAAGAGCAGCCGAGCCCGCCGCCCACCCCCCCTGccacctcctctccagtcccGGGGGGGCGGCTGGAGCCCGAAGCTGCCCGTGCCGTGACTGAAAGCGTGGATCGGCTCATGAAGACCATGCCCTGCGCTGAGCCCAGCGAGGTCAAAGCCCTGCTGAAGCTCAACAAGAAGCTCGCGAAGACGGTGGGGCACATCTTCAACATGGAGAACAGCGACCCGGCTAAAGAGGAGGAAATCCGGAAGTACAGCCTGATCTACGGGCGCTTCGACTCCAAGAGGAGGGAGGGCAAGCAGCTCAGCGCCCACGAG CTGACGATCAATGAAGCAGCTGCGCAGTTCTGTATCCGTGACAACGCCCTTCTGCTGCGCAGAGTGGAGCTGTTCTCATTGGCCAGGCAGGTGGCTCGGGAGTGTGCCTATACCTCCACGCTGAGGGGTTCCAG ACTGAATCCTGATGATATCAACGGGCCAGCTCTTAAGAAGATAAAACAAGAG gtGACTGTGTCGGAGTGCGTCTCCTCCTCGCGTGATCACGTGGGTGGCCAGCAGGGCACGCCGGAGAGCTCCGCCCCGGGGTTCCACCACGCCACTGATGAGGACAGTCTGTCTGGGGAGAGTCTTGACGGTCACACACAGG gtttGGGGTCCCGCTCCAGTCTTTCCTTGTCCCCCTGCCCCCCCACTGACCCTACACCGACCCCCACCTGGAGCCGACACCTCATGCAGCAGACCTTGATGGACGAGGGCCTCCGATTGGCCCGGCTAGTGTCACATGATCGCGTTGGCAAGCTCTGTCTGCGCGCAACGGGGAGCGTCCAACCGACAG